GGGACGGAAATTGCCAAACAGGCCGCCTCCTTAATCCTGATCAATGACGACCTTTCAAAAATGGCAGACGCTATCGGGATGGGCAGAAAAATTTATACCAACCTTAAAAAAGCCATACAGTTCATCATTTCAATCCACATCCCAATCATTCTGACAGTATTTATTCCGCTGGCATTGGGATGGCTTTATCCGAATATCTTTTCGCCCGTCCATATTATCTTCCTTGAGCTCATTATGGGCCCAACCTGCTCTGTAGTATATGAGAACGAGCCGATGGAACAAAACACCATGTCACAAAAGCCAAGGCCGTTCACGACGACATTTTTCAATTGGAAGGAGCTTTCAACCAGCATCATTCAAGGGTTGATGATCACCATCGGCACGTTATGCATCTATCAATTCTGTGTTCACCAGGGTTACCATGAGACGATGACGAGAACGATGGTGTTCCTTACGCTGATCAGTGCCAATGTGTTCCTGACGTTCGAAAACCGTTCCTTTTACTACTCGGTTGCGACGACCATAAAATACAAGAACAATCTCGTTTTACTGGTCACCGTTGTTACGATTGTGACTACCGCGCTGATGTTGTATGTTGAGCCGGCAGCCGATTTTTTTGCGCTGGAACCACTGAATTTCCGTCAGGCATCAATATCGGTCGGGATGGGCGGCATCTCGGTACTGTGGTATGAATTGGTCAAGGCGGGAAAACGAAACGCAGCACAGAAACATAACCAACGTACGAATGAACCGCCCGCGTAATCACACCGAATGCCCAAGCAAGCCACTGATTCCCTATCCTCTTCACCCTTTCTGTGATGACGCAAAATAACAAAACCCGAAGCCGCATGCCGTCAATCCGGATTGATACACCAGCGGAGTTTCCTAATGCAGTCGGTTCGAAATCAGGCTGATGAATTCCTTTCGCGTCTTATCCTTTTCAAATGCCCCATTAAAAGATGAGGTCGTCGTGACACTGTTCTGCTTCTGGATGCCGCGCATCTGCATGCACATGTGCTGGCACTCCATGACCACCGCAACACCTAACGGGTCCAATGCTGCCTGGATGCAATCCTTAATCTGGTCGGTCAGCCTTTCCTGCACCTGCAATCTTCGGGCAAACGCCTCGACTACCCTTGGAATCTTGCTCAGCCCGACAATCTTCCCGTTGGGGATATAGGCCACGTGCACTTTGCCGAAGAATGGCAGGAGGTGGTGTTCGCACATTGAATACACCTCAATATTCTTGACAACTACCATTTGTTTATGGTCTTCTGCGAAAAGCGCCGCCTTTAGGATTTCCAACGGATCGATTTCGTAGCCCTGCGTCAGGAATTGGTACGCTTTGCCGGCGCGTTCCGGCGTTTTTTCCAGTCCTTCCCTAGTCACATCTTCCCCTAAAATCGACAGTACACCCTTCAGATGGACGGCCAATTGCACCGTTTTCTCTTCGTCATACTGTTCGATTTTTCTGTAATTACTCATATAAATAAATTTTTGTTGAAGGTAATACAATAAACAGAAAACAATTGTTAATTTTTGAATTGTTGTAAAAGGTCACCGCCTGCAATTTAAGTATCGAATATTTTCATGAAATAAGCTTCGAAAGCACATGATTATTACGGAGGTGTAGCAATGGCCTGACGTCCAGCTGTGTCGAAGTGTGGAGCAAAGGCTAATGTTTCCGTAACGAAGGTTCTCTTTTTTTCGCTTTACTCTAGTTAATACACTACAATTGTCCGGCCGTCATGCCTTCAGTAGCTGACGGATGCAATATTTTTTTGATAAACCCGTCTCAAATCATGATTTGAAGCGATTGCCACTGACTGATACCTGACATTTGTCTCATATAACATTAAAATTCAAATCATGAAAACCACAATCCTTCCCTTTCTGCTGCTGCTTTGCACTTCCAGCATCTTTTCCCAAATCAATGGTTCGGGCAACACTGTTTCCAAATCGTACGACTTTACCGATTTTGACAAGGTCAGCTTAAACGACTTAGATGGCGAGGTCACTATCGACATCGGCAAAACCTGGTCGGTTACGGCCACAATTGATGACAATCTTTCAGACTTGCTGCAGGTCAGGCTCGATGCCCGGGAGCATTTGCTGGACCTCTCCCTTAAAGGGAATAAGGACAACAGGCTGTATATCGAAAATACACACATCAGGATTGCGATTACCATGCCGGAAGCCTCCGTCATCAGGCACGATGGCAACAGCCATGTTACCCTATCACATGTCAACGGAAAATATTTACGGATCGAAAACGTCTCCAATGGCCATTTGACCGCGTCGGGCAAGGTCGACCAGCTTGATATCGTGCATGCCGGCAACGGTAACATCGATGCACGCCAGCTCAACTGCGGGCAGGCTGGGATACAAAGTGATGGAAACGGCCAGGTCATCGTTTGTGCCGAGGGTAAGCTAGCTGCCACAGGGTCAGGTAACGGTGATATCCTGAATACGGGCAAAGCCGCTTTTTCAGGCTCGTCGCGCCACCAGGGGAACGGCAAGCTTATCGTCAAGCCCAAATCCTAGATGGCGCGAAATGCCCTGATTATGTCAATACACCACATACAAAAACCGGAACCGATAGCCTGTATCGATTCCGGTTTTTTCTGTTATCCGCTATTGCAATATCGTCGGTTGACAGCCATAAGCCTAACTCCACGGGTCAAGCACTACTTTTACGCAACCGTCGACCCGTTTTTTGAAAATGTCATAGGCATGGGCAATGTCAGAAAGCGGCAGTCGGTGCGTGATGATGTCATCAAGCTGCACCTTGCCCTGCACAACATACTCCAGCAGTTTGTCGATGTGCTTGTGCGCCGGTGCCTGTCCGCCTCGCAATGTAATTCCTTTGTCAAAGAACTGGCCCAGCGGGAAGTTATCATAATTCACGCCATAGACGCCCAATACCGATACGATCCCGCTACGGCGTACGGCGCTCATACAGGCTTCCAGCACCTTGGTTGAGCCTTTTTCGAAATTGATCGTGGCCTTTACCCGGTCGATCAACCCGCGATCCGGCTCAAAGCCTACGGCGTCGATGCAGACATCAGCCCCGCGACCCTGGGTGAGCGCGCGGATCTGCTCCACGACCTCCTTCGGACCGTCCTCCCACAAAATGGTCGTGCAGCCGGTGCTTGCCGCGGCCTTGTCCAATCGGTACTGCACGGTATCTACAACGATCACCTGTGCCGCGCCACGCAATACGGCACTTTTTGCCGCCATGATTCCCACTGGCCCGGAACCAAAAATGGCTACAGTTTCCCCTCCTTTTACCTCACCCCAGTCGACACCTGTGTATCCTGTAGGAAATATGTCGGTGAGGAATAGTACTTGTTCGTCGGTCAGATTCTCTGGCACCACGCGCGGTCCGAAATTCGCATACGGAACGCGCACATACTGTGCCTGTCCGCCGTCGTAACCGCCGTAAAGGTCAGTGTATCCAAACAACGCACCACCTTTCTCTGTGAGGATGCCGCCTTCAGGCCCATAGTGCTCCGGGTTGCTGTGTTCGCAGTTGCCGGGCACGTCGTGGTTGCAGAAAAAGCAGTTTCCGCAAGCTATCGGAAATGGCACCACTACACGGTCGCCGGGCTTCAGGTGCTTTACGTCAGGGCCGACTTCCTCGATTATGCCCATGAATTCGTGACCAAGCACCATAGGACGCGGCTGCGGGAATCCCCCTGAATAAATGTGAAGGTCAGAGCCGCAAATGGCTGTGGACGTCACCTTCAGGATAATGTCATCCCTTTGTTTCAATTTCGGATCTTCGACGGTGTCATATTGTATCGACCCCGGTCCATGGATTACGGCTGCTTTCATAATAATTGATTTAAATAATTGGCGCCAAGTTCCGAATACGCGGCGGCGGAAGGTTACACCATTGCCAAAAAAAATTGCAATATCTGCCGCGACATCCCATATTCCCATAACTTCCTAAAACTATAAAAGATGCACGTTATACTGTAAAACCAATCGCACATTGATGTTGAAATTTGCAGTAAACATCAGCACATGAGAACTAAATTGTATCAAAAGGTTTTGCCCACCGCTTGGCAATGCGTGACATACTTGACACAGATTGTTCGGGCCTACTACGTTTAATGACATCGGAACACACTAATTTTACAAGCGCATGAGTTATGAAATACAATAAAATTTTAGTCATCGACAACGATTGGGATGATATTGATATATTTCGAAAGGCGGTATTGGCGGTGTCTCCGGCGATACGATGTACATTTAAGTCAGACGCACAGCTCGCGCTAGACTATCTAAGGGAAAAGCGTCTTGTGCCTAAAGCCATTTTCCTCGATATCGAAATGGAAAAGCTCAACGGCCACGAATTCCTCAAACTCGTAAAAGAAGACGAGACCATTAGCCACATCCCGGTTTTTATCCTTTCAAACCATTCGGCTGACACAATCAAATCGCAGACAATTGCTGCCGGTGCCGCTGGTTTTATTACCAAGCCGTCTACCTTTCCCGAGCTCGTATCAATCCTGCGTGACGTATTGCTGTGATATACCTGTCGGCTACCCAACACCTTTCTTCCCTATCGGAATGAAACAAGGTTTTTTCTGCAACACGCTCTGGTTAACCACAAATTTCCGTTGTAATTTAACAATTGTCAAATCACGAATGCCGGCGGATGTCAGTAATTTTAAGCACTAACAAAATTGCTATGGCATTACTCCTTAAAGAATTTTCGCCGGCGGAACTCGACCGTATTATTGAAATGGCCTGGGAAGACCGCACGCCTTTTGAGGCAATCCGGCACCAATTCGGACTCACTGAAGAATCGGTAAAAGCGACAATGAAAGCGCAACTGAAGTTCAGCAGCTACAAACGCTGGAGACAACGCGTCGAACATTGCAGGACCAAACACCTCAAGAAGCGTGATGACAGCATCACCCGATTCAGGTGCAGCCGGCAGCGCGCGATTTCAGGCAACAGGATTTCTAAACGGTAAATCGTGCGGTCCGTTAAAAAACAACACCTCCCTCAGAAAATATGCGCGGCATGCGGGCGGCCGTTTACATGGCGAAAAAAATGGGAAAAGGACTGGGAACAGGTGAAATATTGCAGCGAACGTTGTAAAAGAAACAAAAATGGCACAGCAAACCCTTAGGCTCATCCTGGGCGACCAGTTGCATCACGCCCATTCGTGGTTTGCACAGGTGAATCCGTCGGTGCATTATGTCATGATGGAAACCCGCAGCGAAACCGATTATACCGTACATCACATCCAGAAAATAGCCGCGTTCTTTACTGCGATGCGACGTTTTGCTGACGAACTGCGTTCGAACGGCCACGACGTGATTTACTTCAAGCTTAATGACAAAAACAACCGGCAGGCTTTCGCCACAAATCTCGCAGAAATCATCAGCCGCTACGGCATCACGCATTTTGAGTATCAGCATCCGGACGAATACCGATTACGCCGGCTTTTGGAAGCATTCACCGAAACCCTGACGATCACCACTGCTGTTTATGACAGTGAACACTTTTTGTGTACGCCAGAAGCATTCAGTGATTTTGCGAAAGGAAGCAAAAGCCTGCTGATGGAGAATTTTTACCGGGAGATGCGCCGGAAGCACCACATCCTGATGCGTAATAGCCTGCCAGAAGGTGGACAATGGAATTTTGACAGCGAAAACAGGAAGAAACTGCCCAAGGGCCACCGCCCTCCCGCCCCACTGCTCTTTGATACAGATGTCTCTGAAGTGCTGACGGATCTTGCACAGCATCCCATTACCACGATGGGATCAATCGACGGAAAACATTTCATCTGGCCGACCACGCGGGCCGAATCGCTGCAATTGCTTGCGTTTTTTACACGGCACTGCCTGCCGCTGTTCGGTACCTTCCAGGACGCGATGGCACCGGCAGAATGGTCGCTGTACCACTCGCGGCTGTCGTTTTCAATGAACACCAAAATGCTTTCCCCGGCAGAGGTCATCAGCACGGCCGTATCAGAATGGGAAGCGCGCCCTGAAGACATCGGGCTGAACCAGCTCGAAGGATTTGTTCGTCAGATTGTGGGTTGGCGCGAATACATGCGCGGCATTTACTGGCTAAAAATGCCGGAATTTGCGACGCTCAACTTTTTCAACCATAAGACCGATCTGCCTGCATTCTACTGGACCGGCCGTACAAAAATGCACTGTGTGAGGGATGCGGTGCAGCAGTCGCTTACGCAGGCTTATGCGCACCACATACAGCGGTTAATGATCACCGGTAACTTTGCGCTGCTGGCGGGCATCGACCCGGATCAGGTTGACGATTGGTACCTCGGCATTTACATCGACGCCATAGAGTGGGTTGAAATCACCAATACCCGCGGCATGAGCCAGTTTGCAGATGGCGGACTAATTGGCACCAAGCCTTATGTAAGCTCCGCGGCATATATTGATCGCATGAGCCACTATTGCGGAACCTGTTTCTACGACAAGTCCAAAAAAACCGGACCCCGCGCCTGCCCTTTCAATAGCCTGTATTGGAATTTCTACGACAGGCACCGGGAGAAACTTTCGAAAAATCCGAGGATCGGTATGGTATACAGCCTTTGGGACAAGATGACGCCGAACGACAAATCCGCGATCCTTGAGCAGGCAGCTCATTATCTGGAACACCTCGACGCGCTGTAAAAGGCTAGTCAGCGGGATGAAGCTGTGACTCCATAAACTTTCCGGTCAGCGTGTTTCCCAGATCATCTTCCCATTTCGTGATGACGTTCTCAATGAGATCAGGCTCAAAGCCGATGATTTCCATTACCTGCGTGCCAAATTCCTGTTGTACTTTCTGTCCGATACGTAAATTCATGTGTCCTATTTTTCTTGTGCACAATTTGGCAAAAAAAGTCCTTCCCGATTTACATTTTCAGTGCTTGTTTTTACAGAATTCTTATCGCCAAAATCTTGTAAATACAGTGGGAAAATTCATAATTGGAATTGTTCCCTGACGCCCGAAATTTAGGATTAGTGAAAGTTTCCCAATGAAGCCTTGACCAAACGTTTTGAAGAACCACCCACAATGTAAAAAACCGAGATGACAACAATGAACGATATTGCCCGACGTTTCCCCGAAAACCCGCTGCTGATGCCTAAAGACCTCCGGCCCTGCAGCGCTGACATGCAGATTATCAGCCTGCTGAACCCCGGCGTATTTACTTTCGAAGGCAAAATCTGGCTGCTCGTGCGGGTTGCTGAAAGCATCGCCCAAAAGGAGGGCGTCATTTTTTTTCCTGTCGTCAACGCGCTCGGGAAGGTCGAAATCATCGAGATCCCGCTCAACGACCCGGACCTCGTTGCCGATGACCCGCGCGTCATCAACTACAAAGGGCTGGATTACCTTACGACGCTCTCACACCTGCGAATCATGTGCAGCGATGACGGCGTCCATTTTTACGAACCTGAGGACTGCAATTCAATTATGGGCATTGGGGTACACGAGCAATATGGCATCGAGGATTGCAGGGTGAGCCGCGTTGGCGACACCTTTTACCTTACCTACACGGCGGTTTCTGACAAGGGCGTCGGCGTGGGTTTGCGAACAACGAAGGACTGGAAGGCGTTTGAACCGAAAGGGATGATTTTTCCCCCACACAATAAGGACTGCGCCATTTTTGAGGAACTCATCGACGGAAGGTTCTACGCACTGCACCGCCCGACGAGTCCGCAGATTGGCGGGAACTACATTTGGATATCTGACTCTCCCGACGGCATTCATTGGGGAAACCACCAGTGCATCCTGAAGACACGTCCCGGAATGTGGGACAGCGCCAGAATAGGTGCAGGTGCCGCGCCGATAAAGACCGACAAAGGCTGGCTCGAAATTTACCACGGCGCAAACCCGGAACACCAATACTGCCTGGGCGCATTCCTGATGGACCTGCAGGAACCTGCAAAAGTCATTGCGCGCACCGTCGATCCGATTATGGTACCCACAGAAAACTATGAACTCAGCGGTTTCTTCGGCTATGTGGTATTTACCAACGGACACATCGTTGAAGGGGACAAACTCACGATTTACTATGGGGCAGCCGACGAATTTGTATGCGGCGCGCATTTCTCTATTAAAGAAATCCTGTTGCTGCTGCAATACGGAGAGCCTTCCGGGATTTGAGAAATGACACATTCGCTCCGCTTTCACCTGCAGACGCGGCAACAGCCATTTTGAGAGCATATGGCCGAAGAAATCCTGCCTAAACCGCGTTTTGCTGCCTGTTCCGCAAACGGTACAATTTCGGGATCAGCGTATCAAGCCGCTGCATATAATCCGCAAGCAGCCAATCCTTATAACTTTTACTGGCGTTTCCGATGCATTTCACGTATGACTTCACGCGCCATTCGATTTCTGGCTGCAGTGCCGAGGCGAGTTTGAGCGCCTCCGTAACCGTATCCGCATTGTCAAGGCACATTAAGGCCTGCTGCCGTAGCGAATCCTGAATCACCGTTTTCGGCTTTTTGTGATGTTCAACAGCTTCCTCGTAATGCGCGGCGACGTCAAACGCAAATTCGAGCGTATTGGGAAACTGCGTCCTGATTTCGGCTGGTATCCGATGTGACTCTCCTGCCGTGGCGGTGGCGCTGTAATTCAACTGCGCGGCATATGCTGCGGGATTCTCAAACACATGCTGCCAGTCCATGGGTGCGTCCCAGTCGCCGAACCGTTTCATGTTATTGCCCAGATCGATGATCCGAAACGTTTTCTTTGCAGGAAGACGCCGTGCGCCGCGCCCGATCATCTGGTGATAGAGTGTCACGGAAGTGGTCGCTCTGTTCAGGATGACGGCCTGGACCGTGGGCTCGTCAAATCCTGTGGTCAGGATAGAAACCGACGTAAGGACGGCCCCTTTCGTTTTGCGGAACCACTGCAGGATGGCCTTCCTGTCTTCAGCGCCGGTGTTGTTGTCGAGGTGCCTGATCGGGATACCGGCTTCGGTAAAGGCGGCGTGCACCTTCAGCGAGGTGTCGATCCCATTGTTGAAAATGAGCGTTTTCCTGCCATCGGCATGGCTATGGTACGCATCGAGCAGCAACTGAAGCATCGCCGGCGAACCGTATAAGGCGTTTGACGAACTGATGGTGAAGTCGCCATGAATGCCCGTTGTTAACGAGTTGAGCTCTACATCATAAGCCACCGACTGGGGTTTGGCCAAAAACCCACCGGCAATAAGATCCGCAATGCTGTCGCCCGAAATCAGTGCATGGTAATGGGCATTCATGGGTTTGCTGATGTCTGAACTGAATGGCGTAGCCGTCACCCCGATCACATACGAATGCCTGAATTTCTTCAGTAATTTACGGAACGCATTGTGGTGGGCTTCATCGATGATGACCAGGCCGACGTCTGCCGTGCTTATCTTTCCCTCCTTGATCCGGTGTTTCAGCGTTTCGACCATGGCAATAGCACAATCGCTGCTCAAATCGGGTAATTTGGTTGCACTCTCAATGACGTCATTCGGTACCCCGAAATGCGTAAGCGTTGCCGATGTCTGGCTGCACAACTCGCTGCGGTGCGTGAGGATGGCCACTTTCCTGCTATATTTTGCAATGAAGCGCCTGGCAATTTCAGAAAATATGACCGTTTTCCCACCGCCTGTCGGCAGTTGGTAAAGGAGCCTGCGGTCCGGAGTTGACGTCTCGAGCTCGCGGAAGAGGTAAGCGATATCGCGCTCCTGGTAAGGATAAAGCGTGGTGCTGATTTTCGGCATCGTGGTTTTTTGGTAAAATTACACGCCCCGCCGGCTTCACTTGTTACGATATTTGGCGTTGTTTTTACAGAAATCGACAGGATGTCCAAGAGCGCTGTCACCGGTCGTTATGCTGCGGCCGCGATAAATATGATGGCCGTCATTTTCTATTGGTGGGATATGAGTGATTTTTGTGTAAAATACCATCCGTACATGAAAAGTGACAGCAACATAAGGCAACAGGTTGTCAAGGCGCTTGAAGCGAACACGCTTTTGCAGGCGCCTGAAATTGCCGTGGAAGTGCATGATGGCCATGTGACACTGACCGGATTTGCTGATAAATTCTATAAAAAAGACCTCGCAAAAAAAACGGCCAGGGAGGTCGAAGGCATCAAATCGGTTCATGAGGACATCCGCATTGTCATCGCCGATGCATCTCGTATCAGCGACGACGAAATCCAGAACCGTATCGCTCGCCAGTTTGTGAAAAATTTCGGCAATGCCCACCATGACATCAAATCGATTGTCAAAGACGGCTGCATATGGCTGGAAGGGCGCCTGAAATGGAAATACCAGAAAGACCTTGCCGGCGAGTGTATCAGCGGCATCGATGGCATCAAAACGATTGAGAATAACATCACCGTCCCGGACACGATAGATGCGGCAATTAGCGAGAAAGACGTGTTCGCAGCCATTTATGGCGACCATTCCATCACGAGCGACATCAGGATTGAAATTGTGGGGAACCGCGTCATCCTGAAAGGTTCCGTAGAAAACGTAGACCAGAAAAACCTGGTCACCCGACTTGTGCGCACGGTGCCCGGGGTAAAAGAGATTGAAAATTTCCTGTTCGCACAACGCGCTTCTTAAAACCACTATTATGACATCAAACCATCAACCACAAAGTCCGAACAACAACAACCGCCGTCCCAGGATGGGATTTTTGCACTGGTTCCTGGTGTTCCTGCTTTTTATGGCAGTCGCACTGCTGGATAAGTTCAGTTCGGTATACATCAATACGATGTATGTAAAGCTAATCGTATGGTTGGTCCCGCTTACGCTGCTCTCATTCTGGCTCGGATGGATACTGTTCGGTTATCGGTCTGTAAGGCTGCGGCCCGTGATCTTTCTGGGCGTGCTGCTGCTGTGCTGGGGAAATGCGTTCCTGCGATGGGGCGCCGACTGGAAAACGCAAAACATACTCTATGAGAGCCTGTCAAACCCAAAACTGGCTATTGAGTACCAGATGCGTGGCGACCGTTTTTCATTCGGGTACAAAGAGCGGATTGTGAAACGGGAGAAAATCATGCCTTTCGTAGACTACATAAACGATATCGACACCTCAGCACTTCAACACAGCGCGTGGCGGCGCGTGGATCGGGTCGTAAACGAATTACGGCTAAAAGATTACCAGGACATTCCTTCCTACTGAGATCTAATTTCGGATCTTTTCTAATTTACCGACATCGAGGATCCTGATTGTACTGCCTTTTTTTTCAATGAGTCCTTCTTCCTTAAAATCGCTGAGCGTCCTGCTGACGGTTTCGGGCGCCGTGCCTGAAAGTGACGCGAGGTCAGTGCGGCTCGCATTAAAACTGTCGGATGTGGATTGCTGGCGGTACATGCGCAACACAGCCTCTGAAATCCTTTTGCGTACCGACTGGTAGGCGAGCTGCATCAGTTGTTCTTCCTGCTGCCGGATCTGGTTTGAAAGGATGCGTATGAATTTTTCGGCGACATCAGGATATAAGCTGATAAACGACTCGAATTGCTCTTTGGGAAAATTGCACAAATGGCTGTCAGTTGCAGCGGTCGCAGTATCTGAATACATCCCATCGGAAAAAAGTATATTGATACCCACGAAATCATCGGCCTCGAATATGCCGGTGAGCAATTCACGGCCGTCCTCCGCCATTTTTGCCGTTTTGACGCGGCCGTCAAGTACTAGCCAGACATTACCTGCGCGGTCACCTTCATAATAAATGACCTGATTCTTTCGGAAAGGCCTCACCTTGCGCTCCTCAAGCGCCGTATAAAGGACACTCAAGCCGTCTTTTGCCGAAACAATATCGGACAGTTTCTTGATTGACTGGCTGTAAAATTCCTGCTGTACCTGTTTCTTTTTCAGGCGCGTCTCTATGGCGCTGAGCAGTTCGGTGTCGTCAAAAGGTTTGGTGAGGTAGTCATCGGCACCGAGTTCCATCCCTTTCCTGATATCGGAACGTTCCGATTTAGCGGTCATGAAAACAAACGGTATGGCCCTGGTCTGGGCATGTTTGTTGAGCAGGTGCAGTACACCATACCCGTCAAGGTCGCCCATCATAATATCGCATAATATAAGGTCGGGTAAATGCTGTATGGCCAACTCTGCACCGGCTTTTCCGTTATTGGCTTCATACACCTTATACCCGGCGAGTGCCAGGATTTCGGACACATTTTCACGGATGTCATCGTTGTCTTCAATAATCAGTATGGTGGTCATGCTTTAGGGAATTTGAGTGTGAATATCGTACCGCGCCGGGCATCGCCTGTGAAAGAAACGGAGCCGCCCATCAGGGCCACGTGCCGTGCAACGATATTGAGTCCGAGGCCCGTACCCGGAATGTTCCCGGTATTCTGTGCCCTGAAAAATGCACCGAACAGGTATTTCCGGTCTTCTTCGGGAATACCGATTCCATTGTCCTGCACTTCAATCGTACAACCGTCGGCAGCCGTTTTTGTATGGAAACCGATGCGTCCGTCGTCTCCGGAATATTTTATTGCATTGGTGAGCAGGTTGATGATGCAGTTTCTGACGAGGTATTTATCCAATGTGACCATTGCATAATCCCCCTCGTGCGTATAGCGGATAACCTGCTTTGTTTTCGCCAGTTGCTGCATTTCCTCGGTGATTTCGACCGCGAGCTCCCTGAGGTCGAAAGGCGCGTTGGCCGCCGTGATATTGCCGCTTTCGAGGCGTTCCATCTGCAGGAAATTGTTCAGGATGGCTGTAAGGCTCGTTACAGAAGCCTTAATTTTTCCTGCGTGTTTACTGATTTCCTTTACCCCGGCAGATTCGCCGTATTTTTCAGCCAGCGACGCTGACAGTTGGATTGTGCTTAACGGTGTCCGGAACTCGTGTGAGGCCATCGAGATAAAACGGCTTTTCAGTTTCCCGAGCTCCTTTTCGCTCTCCAGGGAATGTGAAATCTGCTCCTTGGCCACTTCGAGTGCCCTTATGGTATCGTTGAGCGACTGGGTACGTGTTTCAACCAGTTCTTCAAGATGCAACGCATAATCCTTTAATTGTTCTTCAGCCTGTTTCTGCTGTGTGAGGTCATGGATGAAGCCTACATAAAAAGTCTGCTCGTTGTAATGAACCTCACTTACACCCAGGCGCATCGGGAAAAGGCTGCCGTCCCTGCGCCGCCCGGTAACTTCGCGCCCTATCCCGATAATCCGCGGTTTGTGCGTCACCTGGTAGCGTCTCAGGTAATGGT
The nucleotide sequence above comes from Flavobacterium magnum. Encoded proteins:
- a CDS encoding PAS domain-containing sensor histidine kinase; amino-acid sequence: MKNSELLHAIVQNAIDGIISIDAYGIVESINPSACALFGYEPEEVIGNNISILMPAPDKGQHDHYLRRYQVTHKPRIIGIGREVTGRRRDGSLFPMRLGVSEVHYNEQTFYVGFIHDLTQQKQAEEQLKDYALHLEELVETRTQSLNDTIRALEVAKEQISHSLESEKELGKLKSRFISMASHEFRTPLSTIQLSASLAEKYGESAGVKEISKHAGKIKASVTSLTAILNNFLQMERLESGNITAANAPFDLRELAVEITEEMQQLAKTKQVIRYTHEGDYAMVTLDKYLVRNCIINLLTNAIKYSGDDGRIGFHTKTAADGCTIEVQDNGIGIPEEDRKYLFGAFFRAQNTGNIPGTGLGLNIVARHVALMGGSVSFTGDARRGTIFTLKFPKA
- a CDS encoding response regulator, which encodes MTTILIIEDNDDIRENVSEILALAGYKVYEANNGKAGAELAIQHLPDLILCDIMMGDLDGYGVLHLLNKHAQTRAIPFVFMTAKSERSDIRKGMELGADDYLTKPFDDTELLSAIETRLKKKQVQQEFYSQSIKKLSDIVSAKDGLSVLYTALEERKVRPFRKNQVIYYEGDRAGNVWLVLDGRVKTAKMAEDGRELLTGIFEADDFVGINILFSDGMYSDTATAATDSHLCNFPKEQFESFISLYPDVAEKFIRILSNQIRQQEEQLMQLAYQSVRKRISEAVLRMYRQQSTSDSFNASRTDLASLSGTAPETVSRTLSDFKEEGLIEKKGSTIRILDVGKLEKIRN
- a CDS encoding DEAD/DEAH box helicase, with amino-acid sequence MPKISTTLYPYQERDIAYLFRELETSTPDRRLLYQLPTGGGKTVIFSEIARRFIAKYSRKVAILTHRSELCSQTSATLTHFGVPNDVIESATKLPDLSSDCAIAMVETLKHRIKEGKISTADVGLVIIDEAHHNAFRKLLKKFRHSYVIGVTATPFSSDISKPMNAHYHALISGDSIADLIAGGFLAKPQSVAYDVELNSLTTGIHGDFTISSSNALYGSPAMLQLLLDAYHSHADGRKTLIFNNGIDTSLKVHAAFTEAGIPIRHLDNNTGAEDRKAILQWFRKTKGAVLTSVSILTTGFDEPTVQAVILNRATTSVTLYHQMIGRGARRLPAKKTFRIIDLGNNMKRFGDWDAPMDWQHVFENPAAYAAQLNYSATATAGESHRIPAEIRTQFPNTLEFAFDVAAHYEEAVEHHKKPKTVIQDSLRQQALMCLDNADTVTEALKLASALQPEIEWRVKSYVKCIGNASKSYKDWLLADYMQRLDTLIPKLYRLRNRQQNAV
- a CDS encoding BON domain-containing protein, which gives rise to MSKSAVTGRYAAAAINMMAVIFYWWDMSDFCVKYHPYMKSDSNIRQQVVKALEANTLLQAPEIAVEVHDGHVTLTGFADKFYKKDLAKKTAREVEGIKSVHEDIRIVIADASRISDDEIQNRIARQFVKNFGNAHHDIKSIVKDGCIWLEGRLKWKYQKDLAGECISGIDGIKTIENNITVPDTIDAAISEKDVFAAIYGDHSITSDIRIEIVGNRVILKGSVENVDQKNLVTRLVRTVPGVKEIENFLFAQRAS